A DNA window from Streptomyces sp. B21-083 contains the following coding sequences:
- a CDS encoding MBL fold metallo-hydrolase, with protein sequence MSTALTLDVYTSPLVKLPEAVGGWFSPTTSTLVYGPTEVVLVDSQYLADDVAELARRIEESGRTLTTIYVTHAHADHYFGIEWLLERFPQARAVALPSVVAEIKATNEAQRTTWRQWFGDKALDNTVIPEPLDGDTILLDGEELKVIEIGQADIAPATIVWVPSLRAVMAGDAIYNGVNPFLAASGPAEWTKWIESIEKIAALEPEIVVAGHKNPEAPDDDLAATVIHTRDYIRAFTEELDASTDSRDLVTRMRARYPHNLNPSALVLSSMTAWKRKKASNV encoded by the coding sequence ATGAGCACCGCGTTGACCCTCGACGTGTACACAAGCCCCTTGGTGAAGCTGCCCGAGGCGGTCGGCGGCTGGTTCTCACCGACCACCTCGACACTCGTCTACGGGCCGACCGAGGTAGTTCTGGTGGACAGCCAGTACCTGGCGGACGACGTGGCCGAGCTGGCCCGCCGGATCGAGGAGTCGGGCCGTACCCTCACCACGATCTACGTCACCCACGCCCACGCCGACCACTACTTCGGCATTGAGTGGCTGCTGGAGCGTTTCCCGCAAGCCCGGGCGGTTGCACTGCCGTCCGTGGTGGCGGAGATCAAAGCCACCAACGAGGCCCAGCGCACAACGTGGCGCCAGTGGTTCGGGGACAAGGCCCTCGACAACACCGTGATCCCCGAGCCCCTCGATGGCGACACGATCCTCCTCGACGGGGAGGAACTGAAGGTCATTGAGATCGGCCAGGCGGACATCGCCCCGGCCACCATCGTGTGGGTGCCGTCGCTCCGCGCGGTCATGGCCGGCGACGCGATCTACAACGGCGTCAACCCCTTCCTCGCCGCCTCCGGGCCCGCCGAGTGGACCAAGTGGATCGAGAGCATCGAGAAGATCGCGGCCCTGGAGCCGGAGATCGTCGTCGCAGGCCACAAGAACCCCGAGGCGCCCGACGACGACCTGGCCGCCACCGTCATCCACACCCGTGACTACATCCGCGCGTTCACCGAGGAACTCGACGCCAGCACCGACTCGCGTGACCTCGTGACCCGGATGCGGGCCCGGTACCCCCACAACCTCAACCCCAGCGCCCTTGTCCTGTCGTCCATGACGGCATGGAAGCGAAAGAAGGCAAGCAATGTCTGA
- a CDS encoding acyl-CoA dehydrogenase: MSEYKAPVGEYDFLLRHVVDAQHVLDVTTGGEVGLDDVREVLGHAGTFATEVLDPLNTIGDREGNTLTDGKVTTAPGFTEAYKAYAEAGWVGIGLPREAGGDGMPGVVTTGVNEIWAAANMAFSLGPGLSVGAVHALLTAASDEIKKTYLPPLASGQWTGTMNLTEPQSGTDLAGIRTTARPRQDGSWAIKGQKIFITWGDHDLTENIVHLVLARTEGAPEGLGGLSLFVAPKFLLNADGTPGQRNTVHTVSLERKLGIHASPTCVLDYDDATGWLVGAQNRGLEAMFVMMNLARVGVAAQGLSLADRAFQRAEAYAAERVQGKVTGRPAGTPIAEHPDVRRLLLSMRSTISAMRAFQLQVAAWLDMAGAPQADSDEAFQLADFFVPILKGWLTENSVQITSDGIQVHGGMGFIEETGAAQYLRDVRILPIYEGTTAIQANDLTRRKLARDGGATAEAAYALVEASLEPLRRHDHPVAKRTVERLDLAIASGREATAALLRQAKNNPRDMLAGGVPYLTQWGLLAGGWMHARILAAALDLPEDADTARRLLDADFYGAHSLSRIDSLTDVIQAGEIV, translated from the coding sequence ATGAGCGAGTACAAGGCTCCGGTGGGGGAGTACGACTTCCTGCTCCGCCATGTCGTCGACGCCCAGCACGTTCTCGACGTGACCACCGGCGGGGAGGTGGGACTGGACGACGTACGCGAAGTCCTCGGCCACGCGGGCACGTTCGCCACCGAGGTCCTCGACCCGCTCAACACCATCGGCGACCGCGAGGGCAACACCCTCACGGACGGCAAGGTGACCACTGCCCCCGGGTTCACCGAGGCGTACAAGGCGTACGCGGAGGCCGGCTGGGTCGGTATCGGGCTGCCCCGCGAGGCGGGCGGCGACGGGATGCCGGGCGTGGTGACCACCGGGGTCAACGAGATCTGGGCAGCGGCGAACATGGCGTTCTCCCTGGGACCGGGCCTGTCCGTCGGCGCCGTGCACGCCCTGCTCACCGCGGCAAGCGACGAGATCAAAAAGACGTATCTGCCGCCGCTGGCGTCGGGTCAGTGGACCGGCACGATGAACCTGACGGAGCCGCAGTCCGGCACCGACCTGGCAGGCATCCGCACCACGGCCCGGCCGCGCCAGGACGGCAGCTGGGCGATCAAGGGCCAGAAGATCTTCATCACGTGGGGCGACCACGACCTCACCGAGAACATCGTGCACCTGGTGCTGGCCCGCACGGAAGGCGCGCCCGAAGGGCTCGGCGGCCTCTCGCTCTTCGTCGCGCCGAAGTTCCTGTTGAACGCCGACGGCACCCCGGGCCAACGCAACACCGTCCACACGGTGTCCCTGGAACGCAAGCTCGGCATCCACGCCAGTCCCACCTGTGTCCTCGACTACGACGACGCCACGGGCTGGCTCGTCGGAGCCCAGAACCGGGGCCTGGAAGCGATGTTCGTGATGATGAACCTCGCCCGGGTGGGCGTGGCCGCCCAGGGTCTCAGCCTCGCCGACCGGGCCTTCCAGCGCGCCGAGGCATACGCGGCCGAGCGCGTCCAGGGCAAGGTGACAGGCCGCCCGGCGGGCACCCCGATCGCCGAACACCCCGACGTCCGAAGGCTGTTGCTGTCAATGCGCAGCACGATCTCCGCGATGCGCGCCTTCCAGCTCCAGGTCGCGGCATGGCTCGACATGGCAGGGGCGCCTCAGGCGGACTCTGACGAGGCGTTCCAGCTGGCGGACTTCTTCGTGCCGATCCTCAAGGGCTGGCTGACGGAGAACTCCGTGCAGATCACCTCGGACGGCATCCAGGTGCATGGCGGGATGGGCTTCATCGAGGAGACCGGCGCCGCCCAGTACCTGCGCGACGTACGGATCCTGCCCATCTACGAAGGCACCACCGCGATCCAGGCCAACGACCTCACCCGCAGGAAACTGGCACGCGACGGCGGCGCCACCGCCGAAGCGGCCTACGCGCTCGTCGAAGCCTCTCTGGAGCCGCTGCGCCGCCACGACCACCCGGTCGCGAAGCGCACCGTCGAACGACTGGACCTGGCGATCGCCTCCGGCCGCGAGGCCACCGCGGCCCTGCTCCGGCAGGCCAAGAACAACCCACGCGACATGCTCGCGGGTGGTGTCCCCTACCTCACGCAGTGGGGCCTGCTCGCAGGCGGATGGATGCACGCCCGCATCCTGGCCGCGGCCCTCGACCTGCCCGAGGACGCCGACACCGCCCGCCGTCTCCTGGACGCCGACTTCTACGGCGCCCACAGCCTCAGCCGCATCGACTCGCTGACCGACGTCATCCAGGCCGGAGAGATCGTATGA
- a CDS encoding SDR family oxidoreductase has protein sequence MFPDLFSVQGKTALVTGGSRGIGYMIAEGLLRAGVRVYISSRKADACATAEKELSQYGEITAIPADVSTEDGCRALIEEIQGRESALHILVNNAGTTWGTSFDEFPDKAWDRVLATNLKAPFTMTRLARPLLESASTDGDPARVINIGSIDGMVVPGFGNYSYAASKAAVHHLTRHMAADLSPSILVNAIAPGPFPSKMMEIPLQELGDQLVAASPVHRIGRTQDIAGAVVYLSSPASTYITGAVIPLDGGLSTTVGIALEGE, from the coding sequence ATGTTTCCCGACCTGTTCTCCGTCCAGGGCAAGACAGCCCTGGTCACCGGCGGCAGCCGAGGCATCGGCTACATGATCGCCGAAGGACTGCTGCGAGCCGGCGTCCGCGTCTACATCTCCTCCCGCAAGGCCGACGCCTGCGCCACCGCGGAGAAGGAGTTGTCGCAGTACGGCGAGATCACCGCGATCCCCGCCGACGTCAGCACCGAGGACGGCTGCCGGGCACTGATCGAGGAGATCCAGGGCAGGGAGTCCGCGCTGCACATCCTCGTCAACAACGCCGGGACCACCTGGGGCACATCCTTCGACGAGTTTCCCGACAAGGCCTGGGACCGGGTGCTCGCCACCAACCTCAAGGCCCCCTTCACCATGACCCGGCTCGCCCGGCCCCTGCTGGAGTCGGCGTCCACCGACGGCGACCCGGCCCGCGTCATCAACATCGGCTCGATCGACGGCATGGTCGTGCCCGGCTTCGGCAACTACTCCTACGCCGCCTCCAAGGCCGCCGTCCACCACCTGACCCGGCACATGGCAGCCGACCTCTCCCCATCGATCCTCGTCAACGCCATCGCACCGGGACCCTTCCCGTCGAAGATGATGGAGATCCCGCTCCAGGAACTCGGCGACCAGCTGGTCGCGGCGAGCCCCGTGCACCGCATCGGCCGCACCCAGGACATCGCCGGCGCGGTCGTCTACCTGTCCTCGCCCGCCTCCACCTACATCACCGGAGCGGTCATTCCCCTCGACGGCGGCCTCAGCACCACCGTCGGCATCGCCCTCGAAGGAGAGTGA